In Phyllostomus discolor isolate MPI-MPIP mPhyDis1 chromosome 2, mPhyDis1.pri.v3, whole genome shotgun sequence, the following are encoded in one genomic region:
- the SP7 gene encoding transcription factor Sp7 isoform X2 — translation MLTAACSKFGGSSPLRDSTTLGKAGTKKPYSVASDLSAAKTMGDAYPAPFSSTNGLLSPAGSPPAPASGYANDYPPFSHSFPGPTGTQDPGLLVPKGHTSSDCLPSVYTSLDMAHPYGSWYKAGIHAGISPGPGNAPTPWWDMHPGGNWLGGGQGQGDGLQGTLPTGPAQPPLNPQLPTYAADFAPLNPAPYPAPHLLQPGPQHVLPQDVYKPKAVGNSGQLEGSGGAKPPRGAGTGGSGGYGGSGAGRSSCDCPNCQEIERLGAAAAGLRKKPIHSCHIPGCGKVYGKASHLKAHLRWHTGERPFVCNWLFCGKRFTRSDELERHVRTHTREKKFTCLLCSKRFTRSDHLSKHQRTHGEPGPGPPPSGPKELGEGRSAGEEETSQTPRPSASPAPPEKAPEGSPEQSNLLEI, via the coding sequence ATGCTGACAGCGGCGTGTAGCAAATTTGGCGGCTCCAGCCCTCTGCGGGACTCCACGACACTGGGCAAAGCAGGCACAAAGAAGCCATACTCTGTGGCCAGTGACCTTTCAGCTGCAAAAACCATGGGGGATGCCTACCCAGCCCCCTTTTCAAGCACCAATGGGCTCCTCTCACCTGCAGGCAGTCCTCCAGCACCCGCCTCGGGCTATGCCAATGACTACCCTCCTTTTTCCCACTCATTCCCTGGGCCCACGGGCACCCAGGACCCTGGGTTATTAGTGCCCAAGGGACACACTTCTTCTGACTGCCTGCCCAGTGTCTACACTTCTCTTGACATGGCACACCCCTATGGCTCCTGGTACAAGGCAGGCATCCACGCAGGTATCTCACCAGGCCCAGGCAATGCTCCTACACCTTGGTGGGACATGCACCCTGGGGGCAACTGGCTAGGTGGTGGGCAAGGCCAGGGTGATGGGCTGCAAGGGACGTTGCCCACAGGCCCTGCTCAGCCTCCACTGAACCCCCAGCTACCCACCTACGCAGCCGACTTTGCCCCCCTTAATCCAGCCCCCTACCCAGCTCCTCACCTTCTGCAACCAGGGCCTCAGCATGTCTTACCCCAAGATGTCTATAAACCCAAGGCAGTGGGCAATAGTGGGCagttggaggggagtggtggagcCAAACCCCCTCGTGGCGCCGGCACAGGGGGCAGTGGTGGTTATGGGGGCAGTGGAGCAGGGCGCTCCTCCTGTGACTGTCCTAACTGCCAGGAGATCGAGCGCCTGGGGGCTGCGGCAGCTGGGCTGCGGAAGAAGCCCATCCACAGCTGCCACATCCCAGGCTGTGGCAAGGTGTATGGCAAGGCCTCACACCTGAAGGCCCACTTGCGCTGGCACACAGGCGAGAGGCCCTTCGTCTGCAACTGGCTCTTCTGTGGCAAGAGATTCACCCGTTCGGATGAACTGGAGCGCCACGTGCGCACTCACACCCGGGAGAAAAAGTTCACCTGCCTGCTCTGCTCCAAGCGCTTTACCCGAAGCGACCACCTGAGCAAACACCAACGCACCCACGGcgagccaggcccaggccctccaCCCAGTGGCCCcaaggagctgggggagggccgCAGCGCTGGGGAAGAGGAGACCAGTCAGACACCCCGACCTTCAGCCTCTCCGGCACCCCCAGAAAAAGCCCCTGAAGGCAGCCCCGAGCAGAGCAACCTGCTGGAGATCTGA
- the SP7 gene encoding transcription factor Sp7 isoform X1, with protein MASSLLEEEAHYGSSPLAMLTAACSKFGGSSPLRDSTTLGKAGTKKPYSVASDLSAAKTMGDAYPAPFSSTNGLLSPAGSPPAPASGYANDYPPFSHSFPGPTGTQDPGLLVPKGHTSSDCLPSVYTSLDMAHPYGSWYKAGIHAGISPGPGNAPTPWWDMHPGGNWLGGGQGQGDGLQGTLPTGPAQPPLNPQLPTYAADFAPLNPAPYPAPHLLQPGPQHVLPQDVYKPKAVGNSGQLEGSGGAKPPRGAGTGGSGGYGGSGAGRSSCDCPNCQEIERLGAAAAGLRKKPIHSCHIPGCGKVYGKASHLKAHLRWHTGERPFVCNWLFCGKRFTRSDELERHVRTHTREKKFTCLLCSKRFTRSDHLSKHQRTHGEPGPGPPPSGPKELGEGRSAGEEETSQTPRPSASPAPPEKAPEGSPEQSNLLEI; from the exons ATGGCGTCCTCCCTGCTTGAG GAGGAAGCTCACTATGGCTCCAGCCCCCTGGCCATGCTGACAGCGGCGTGTAGCAAATTTGGCGGCTCCAGCCCTCTGCGGGACTCCACGACACTGGGCAAAGCAGGCACAAAGAAGCCATACTCTGTGGCCAGTGACCTTTCAGCTGCAAAAACCATGGGGGATGCCTACCCAGCCCCCTTTTCAAGCACCAATGGGCTCCTCTCACCTGCAGGCAGTCCTCCAGCACCCGCCTCGGGCTATGCCAATGACTACCCTCCTTTTTCCCACTCATTCCCTGGGCCCACGGGCACCCAGGACCCTGGGTTATTAGTGCCCAAGGGACACACTTCTTCTGACTGCCTGCCCAGTGTCTACACTTCTCTTGACATGGCACACCCCTATGGCTCCTGGTACAAGGCAGGCATCCACGCAGGTATCTCACCAGGCCCAGGCAATGCTCCTACACCTTGGTGGGACATGCACCCTGGGGGCAACTGGCTAGGTGGTGGGCAAGGCCAGGGTGATGGGCTGCAAGGGACGTTGCCCACAGGCCCTGCTCAGCCTCCACTGAACCCCCAGCTACCCACCTACGCAGCCGACTTTGCCCCCCTTAATCCAGCCCCCTACCCAGCTCCTCACCTTCTGCAACCAGGGCCTCAGCATGTCTTACCCCAAGATGTCTATAAACCCAAGGCAGTGGGCAATAGTGGGCagttggaggggagtggtggagcCAAACCCCCTCGTGGCGCCGGCACAGGGGGCAGTGGTGGTTATGGGGGCAGTGGAGCAGGGCGCTCCTCCTGTGACTGTCCTAACTGCCAGGAGATCGAGCGCCTGGGGGCTGCGGCAGCTGGGCTGCGGAAGAAGCCCATCCACAGCTGCCACATCCCAGGCTGTGGCAAGGTGTATGGCAAGGCCTCACACCTGAAGGCCCACTTGCGCTGGCACACAGGCGAGAGGCCCTTCGTCTGCAACTGGCTCTTCTGTGGCAAGAGATTCACCCGTTCGGATGAACTGGAGCGCCACGTGCGCACTCACACCCGGGAGAAAAAGTTCACCTGCCTGCTCTGCTCCAAGCGCTTTACCCGAAGCGACCACCTGAGCAAACACCAACGCACCCACGGcgagccaggcccaggccctccaCCCAGTGGCCCcaaggagctgggggagggccgCAGCGCTGGGGAAGAGGAGACCAGTCAGACACCCCGACCTTCAGCCTCTCCGGCACCCCCAGAAAAAGCCCCTGAAGGCAGCCCCGAGCAGAGCAACCTGCTGGAGATCTGA